The Halomonas sp. KG2 genome segment TTTGCTCGATATGGTCATTTATTGAGGCATCTTTCTCAATAAAGGTATCTGAAGAAGGGACATAGGCTTCCGGCTGATAATAATCGTAGTAAGAGACAAAATACTCGACAGCGTTATCCGGAAAAAACGATTTGAACTCACCATATAGCTGGGCAGCGAGCGTTTTATTGGGCGCCATTACAATCGTTGGGCGCTGCTGCTGCTGCACAACATTTGCCATCGTGAACGTTTTACCCGAGCCAGTCACCCCTAGTAAGGTCTGATGGGCAAGACCCGACTCAAGCCCACTAACCAGGCTGCGTATCGCGGCGGGCTGATCACCAGCAGGCTTAAATTTGGACTGCAGCCGGAATTCCTTGCTCATCATTACTCCTTAAGAGGGGGAAGTGAACTACTCGGTAAACGTGGAAATTTCAACCGTCGCCTGGGTCATCAACCGCTGTATCGGGCAGCGGTGGCTAATGTCTTCTAGCTTTGCCCGCTGTTCAGGATCCTCAATACCGTGGAAAATCATTGTCACGGCTAACTTATAGACACCTTTTCTTTCCTCACTATCATCGCGCTGCACTTTAACGGTGATGCCTTCCAGCGGCCACTCTTTGCGCCTGGCATACATTTGCACGGTAATCGCTTTGCAGGTACCTAGGGCAATATCAAAGTAATCATGCGGGTCGGGTGCACTACCGTCTCCTCCGACTACCGGCGGTACGTCACCATAGAGGTCTTCCAAACCATCGACTTCAATACGCTGACGAAATGTATGGTTACGCTCACTAATAATCGTGATTGGCTTATGCATCAGGAAACCTTTATACCGAGGTTTAACTTCTCGACAGCTTTTATAAGCGCTTCACGCTTAGCTCGCCCTTCTACTTCTGCTCCGTGGCGCCCTACCTCAGCACTATCGACGCCATCCAGCATCATCAGCGCCGTGGTAATCTTATTCACCTGATCGACTGTTGTGACACCTTGGAACGTTAATGATTGATATGCCATTCCTTGCCCTTTTCTACGCTGAATTGAAGTGAGTACGCTATTGAAAGCTATGCAAACCTGATACGGGCAAAGAAGTCTAGCATGCGCCAGAGCCCTTGCAATCTACCCGCAGTGCCCGCACCTTTGATACAAATGCGATTATGTTACGTTTACCCTATCTTCCCTTATGGAGTCTATATGGCGACTGTCTCTTCGTTACTCAAGATGAATGGCTGCGTCCGTTTGCCTCACCTCGCCGCCTTAGATGTCAAAGGTGCAGATGCTGAGAAATTCCTGCAAGGGCAAACAAGCGCACAGGTTAGCTTAGCCAATGGTTTTTTTGCGCCTCTTACCTGCTTTTGCACACCAAAGGGAAGAATGCTGGCCAATGCTCAATTACTAAAAATCAGCAACGACCATTATAGGCTACTGTTGAGCACCTCATTGATCGATATGCTCGCCAGTCATTTAGCCAAATTTGCCGCTTTTTATCGCGTCGAATTGCAGGCTCAGTC includes the following:
- a CDS encoding OsmC family protein, encoding MHKPITIISERNHTFRQRIEVDGLEDLYGDVPPVVGGDGSAPDPHDYFDIALGTCKAITVQMYARRKEWPLEGITVKVQRDDSEERKGVYKLAVTMIFHGIEDPEQRAKLEDISHRCPIQRLMTQATVEISTFTE